One genomic region from Muriicola soli encodes:
- the lptC gene encoding LPS export ABC transporter periplasmic protein LptC translates to MAIFFFGCQDNYKRVGDEKQIEIYPQGIAQNFELTYTETTEELESEDKGSSRVIAILKSPVSEDFDNMLFKYRTFPEGLEVEYYDQDNKKSTISADYGIIYSQTSIIDLRGQVVIETHDGKKLETSQLYWDRKAEWIFTQEKFTFTNPQDGTVMDGEGMDFDRDFSFFKANKTYGLMTINEEES, encoded by the coding sequence GTGGCAATCTTTTTTTTTGGCTGTCAGGATAATTATAAGAGGGTTGGCGATGAAAAGCAGATTGAAATTTATCCTCAGGGGATAGCACAAAATTTTGAATTGACCTACACCGAAACCACCGAAGAACTGGAAAGCGAAGACAAAGGATCTTCCAGGGTAATTGCGATACTAAAAAGCCCGGTGAGTGAGGACTTTGACAATATGTTATTTAAATACCGCACATTTCCCGAAGGCCTTGAGGTAGAATATTACGATCAGGACAATAAAAAAAGTACTATCAGTGCTGATTACGGCATTATCTACTCCCAAACCAGCATTATAGATCTGAGAGGACAGGTGGTCATTGAAACCCACGATGGTAAAAAACTTGAAACTTCCCAACTTTACTGGGACCGTAAGGCAGAATGGATATTCACCCAGGAAAAATTTACCTTTACCAATCCTCAGGACGGTACCGTCATGGATGGGGAAGGCATGGACTTTGACCGGGATTTTAGTTTTTTTAAGGCCAATAAGACCTATGGACTAATGACGATAAACGAAGAAGAATCATGA
- a CDS encoding peptidylprolyl isomerase has protein sequence MAILENIRKRTTVLILIIGMALFAFVISGIFTSDGFSGGKVGSSVGEINGEEISIDDFRQKLERATRTSGQSASSMQLVNNIWNQIERNTLLDQQIEELGIDIEQDQIIEVIKSSPGLAQNPQFVDENGQFDERKFRDFILELKMNAPAQYEDWLQDEQAIIENAKQQVYFNLVRAGMGATLKEGELDYKLANDKVDIRYVRVPYAAIPDSTITVTKNEIEAYIKKNEKKYTQERSRDIQFVYFEEGPSEADIAATEAAISSLLDDSVEYFEDRDTTETLPGFRNTDDVVAFLDRNSDAKYDSIFKAKAELPTRFADSLVELEIGELFGPYRDGDIFKVSRMMAKKPNGSVKASHILITYEGAERANPEVNRTMEEAREKAEEVLEQALKPNAVFAQLARDNSDGPSGPRGGDLGFFQEGIMTPKFNDFAFGNPVGHIGLVETEFGFHIVKVDEKRDLYQLATLTRDIQASEETINTLFTDATKFEMTAVDSDKSLSEVAQENDFVVRPVNRLNAMDENLPGLGAQRRIVQWAFNEETELGDIRRFDVNNGYAVVQLTATYKAGLMDVEDASVTVLPILRKQKKAEKIKAENAGKSMAEIASEYKTTVSSASALTVKTPTIPGAGREQLVVGTAFSMEVGQTSNFISGESGVFKFEVTKKEDAPELDNYITYANNLQSSNTARVANSLVEALKEKAEIEDNRSIFY, from the coding sequence ATGGCAATTTTAGAGAATATTCGGAAACGAACCACGGTTTTGATCCTGATCATTGGTATGGCATTATTCGCCTTTGTGATTTCGGGAATCTTCACCAGCGATGGATTTTCCGGAGGTAAGGTAGGTTCTTCAGTTGGTGAGATCAACGGGGAAGAAATATCCATAGACGACTTCAGACAAAAACTGGAAAGGGCCACAAGAACCAGTGGGCAATCCGCATCCTCCATGCAATTGGTCAATAATATCTGGAATCAGATAGAGCGTAACACTTTGCTCGATCAGCAGATTGAGGAGCTTGGGATCGATATCGAACAGGACCAGATTATCGAAGTCATTAAGAGCAGTCCCGGTCTGGCACAGAATCCTCAGTTTGTAGATGAAAACGGACAGTTTGATGAAAGAAAGTTCAGAGACTTTATACTGGAGCTTAAAATGAACGCTCCCGCTCAATACGAGGATTGGCTGCAGGATGAACAGGCCATTATTGAAAATGCAAAGCAACAAGTGTATTTTAATCTTGTAAGGGCAGGTATGGGCGCTACGCTGAAAGAAGGGGAGCTCGACTATAAATTGGCCAATGACAAGGTAGATATTAGATATGTTCGTGTTCCTTATGCAGCTATTCCGGATAGCACCATTACCGTCACCAAAAATGAAATTGAGGCATATATCAAAAAGAACGAGAAAAAATACACTCAGGAAAGATCCCGGGATATTCAATTTGTATATTTTGAAGAAGGTCCATCAGAAGCAGATATTGCCGCCACTGAGGCTGCTATTTCAAGCCTGTTGGATGACAGTGTTGAATACTTTGAGGATCGCGATACCACAGAGACCCTTCCTGGCTTTAGGAATACCGATGATGTCGTTGCATTTTTAGATCGGAATTCTGACGCTAAATACGACAGTATTTTTAAGGCGAAGGCCGAGTTGCCAACAAGATTTGCCGACTCATTGGTTGAACTTGAGATTGGAGAGTTATTTGGTCCATACAGAGACGGCGATATATTTAAAGTATCCAGAATGATGGCGAAGAAGCCCAACGGCTCCGTTAAAGCCAGCCATATTTTGATCACATATGAGGGTGCCGAACGCGCAAACCCGGAAGTTAATCGTACAATGGAGGAAGCCCGTGAAAAGGCCGAAGAAGTGCTGGAACAAGCCTTAAAACCCAACGCGGTCTTCGCCCAATTGGCACGAGACAATTCAGATGGTCCATCCGGACCCAGGGGAGGTGATTTAGGATTTTTTCAGGAAGGTATTATGACGCCGAAATTCAACGATTTCGCCTTTGGAAATCCTGTAGGACACATTGGCCTTGTTGAAACGGAATTTGGCTTTCATATCGTAAAGGTTGATGAAAAACGCGATCTATATCAGCTTGCTACCCTCACCAGAGATATTCAGGCCTCGGAGGAAACAATTAATACCTTGTTTACCGATGCTACCAAATTTGAAATGACAGCGGTAGATTCCGATAAAAGCCTCAGTGAAGTGGCACAGGAAAATGATTTTGTGGTAAGACCGGTAAACCGGCTAAATGCCATGGATGAAAACCTTCCAGGGTTGGGAGCTCAGAGAAGAATAGTGCAATGGGCCTTTAACGAGGAAACCGAATTGGGTGATATCAGAAGATTTGATGTCAATAACGGCTATGCGGTAGTGCAATTGACTGCAACCTATAAAGCAGGCCTAATGGACGTTGAAGATGCCTCTGTTACCGTACTACCTATCCTTAGGAAGCAAAAGAAGGCCGAAAAAATAAAAGCAGAGAATGCAGGTAAATCCATGGCGGAAATCGCTTCGGAATACAAAACCACAGTATCCAGTGCATCAGCATTGACCGTTAAAACGCCTACAATTCCCGGTGCGGGAAGAGAGCAATTAGTAGTGGGAACGGCATTCTCTATGGAAGTTGGACAAACCTCTAACTTTATTTCAGGGGAGTCAGGAGTGTTTAAGTTTGAAGTGACCAAAAAGGAAGATGCTCCTGAACTAGACAATTATATTACCTATGCCAATAACCTTCAGTCTTCCAATACAGCTAGGGTGGCTAACAGCCTTGTAGAGGCTTTAAAGGAGAAAGCAGAAATTGAAGATAACCGATCTATTTTCTATTAA
- a CDS encoding hemolysin family protein: MDSSIVIIVICLVLSAFFSGMEIAFVSANKIHIEIEKKQTGFLARVLALLTRKPSKFIATMLIGNNIALVVYGFYMGDLLMAWFRQMLPSDYRFLQLAFTDFSLLTQTLISTLIILITAEFLPKVFFQIYANTLLKILAIPAYLFYAIFSPVSDFIIKVSDFILRTFFKTDGDQVQLAFSKMELGDYITEQMEAVEEEDDVDSEIQIFQNALEFSEVKAREVMVPRTEITAVELHETPKSLAKLFTETGYSKILVYKETIDDIIGYIHSYELFKKPKTIKSILLPVEFVPETMLIHEILKILTKKRKSMAVVLDEYGGTSGVMTVEDIVEELFGEIEDEHDSTDLLEEQTSENTFRFSARLEVDYINVTYKLELPDTEEFETLGGLLVHETGEIPEKDTEIRIGDYLFTILEVSSTKIDLVTLEVLQND; the protein is encoded by the coding sequence TTGGATAGTTCTATTGTAATTATCGTAATATGCCTGGTGCTGTCTGCTTTCTTTTCAGGAATGGAGATCGCCTTTGTCTCGGCCAATAAAATCCATATCGAAATTGAGAAGAAGCAAACCGGATTCCTGGCCAGGGTATTGGCCTTGCTAACCCGTAAACCTTCAAAGTTTATCGCTACCATGCTCATCGGTAACAATATTGCCCTTGTGGTTTATGGGTTTTACATGGGAGACCTGCTTATGGCCTGGTTCAGACAAATGCTCCCTTCTGATTATCGATTTTTACAGCTTGCATTTACCGACTTTAGCCTCCTTACCCAGACGCTGATTTCTACCCTAATTATCCTTATCACAGCAGAATTCCTGCCCAAAGTATTTTTTCAGATTTATGCCAACACCCTATTAAAGATTCTCGCTATCCCGGCATACTTGTTCTATGCGATATTTTCCCCGGTATCCGACTTTATAATCAAGGTGTCCGATTTTATTCTGCGTACGTTTTTTAAGACGGATGGAGATCAGGTGCAACTCGCTTTCAGCAAAATGGAATTGGGGGATTATATCACAGAACAGATGGAAGCTGTGGAAGAAGAAGACGACGTGGATTCGGAAATTCAGATTTTTCAGAATGCCCTCGAATTCTCTGAAGTAAAAGCAAGGGAAGTAATGGTTCCCAGAACCGAAATCACAGCAGTTGAATTACACGAAACTCCAAAGTCACTGGCAAAATTATTTACTGAAACAGGGTATTCCAAGATCCTGGTATACAAAGAGACCATCGATGATATCATAGGTTATATTCACTCGTACGAGCTGTTTAAAAAACCTAAAACCATCAAAAGTATCCTGCTGCCGGTAGAGTTTGTTCCCGAAACCATGTTGATTCATGAGATACTAAAAATCCTGACGAAGAAACGAAAAAGTATGGCCGTTGTATTAGATGAATACGGCGGAACATCAGGGGTGATGACCGTGGAAGATATTGTTGAAGAACTATTTGGTGAAATAGAAGATGAACACGATTCTACTGACCTTCTCGAAGAACAAACCAGTGAAAACACCTTTAGATTTTCAGCCCGACTGGAAGTGGATTATATCAACGTAACCTATAAACTGGAGCTTCCGGATACTGAAGAATTTGAGACTCTGGGTGGATTATTGGTTCACGAAACAGGCGAAATACCGGAAAAAGACACCGAAATAAGGATAGGCGATTACCTCTTTACCATCCTCGAAGTATCGAGCACCAAGATCGATTTAGTTACCCTCGAAGTCCTTCAAAACGACTAG